The DNA segment AGCAATGAGCGCACATATGGCCTGGATTAAACCAGTACATGAAACAAATGTAGTGCCGGCAACAGCAGTAAGCAGTCTTATTACGAGTCACTATGGACCGATAACAGACATACAGTGGCTTTCTCCTAATTTTAACGTCACTCCAACTGGAAAGGTTGTGATTTCACCAAAtggtgaaaaaaatatgacagtgTTAACCGGCAGTGAAGATGGTACTATTTTAATCTGGAATTTATCACTTGAAAATGTTATTATGTCTACGGAgagtaaaaaagtaaaaaaatcaaaaagagTATTAGTAAAACCAGCAGGTCTAACTACAGATGTATCTCCATACAAGGTATTAGATCGTAATCTTCAGCCACACTTTAAAGTAATTTTGGGGATAGCTGGTTCTCCTGACATATTGCCACTTCAAAATTTTGCACTCAATAAACCCgaaattaaatacattcatGTTCCATCAAAAAAAGGAACAGGGAGGAAATATTTTGAATGTGAAGTGCTTAGTCAAACAGAGGAAGATATTTCTAGGACATTGTACTGTGGATCGGTGCATGGTGAATTACGGAGAATAACATGGGCGGGTCATGATTTTAACACAGGAGAAGTGGTCAATGCTGAGTTTGCTGATATTGATTACAGTTGCAAATTACACGATGGGGTGATAACAACAGTTATAAAAAGTCCATTTGTTGATCATGTGACATTGACTGTAGGTGGTAAAATTTTTGCAATTTGGTCTGATAAATTATTAGGCAGGCCATTAATTTGGAAAAAGCGCCCATACCGATTGACCGATGCAGATTGGTCGGTGTATAAGCCcagtattattttcttaacAACAGTTGAAGGGACTTTGGAGGTATGGGACTTGTTTTTAAGAAGCGACCAACCGATATCTGTACAAACACTCTCAGGAGCAGCACTTACTGGCATTATTTCGCACACACTGCCacttactaaaaatataactgGGGTAAGTGATGTTAATGGTTCCTTTAAATTGTGTTTTAATccacaaatatttatgttaaataaaacatcTTATCTTGGACGATTAGAACATATGATTAATCGAGAGTTGAATGTGATGCAATCATTTATAGCATGGCAAGACAATTGGTTAGAGACGAATCCTCACATTTTGCTAGAAATAAAGCAGAAAGAAGCTCTTTTGCTAGCTGAAAAGGAGGCAGAAAAACTGTTGTTAAGAGAACAAGAGGAAAAAAGAATTGAAGATGCAGCAGAAGCTAAACGGCTGGAAAAACTAAAAGTTGTTGGACCAGAAGAAAAATGGCAGCAAATTATTCAAAAACTAATTGAAAGAACTATAGCTGTGAAAAAAAGAATAAACAGAGCAGAACTTATTGAACAAGAGAAACCATTGCGAGATTTAGAAGCACAGAGATTGGAAAAAGAACGACGTATGCATGatataatgaaaaatcaaaaaaatatttttaatgatacGGTAGCAATACTGTTCCCTgaagcaattaaaaaaaaagaaaaaccaaaaaaaacttatttggTGGATGACAAAGATAAACTCAAAAGAGATTATTTAGAAACCTACAGCATTTTAAAAAGTGACGCATTACAAACCGTACACAATAATCCTTATGTGGTTGAATTTTCATGGGAAGCTACCCTTGCCGAAGGCAAAGATAGAAGAGAAGCTCTTACCGCatcaaatgaaataataaaaattcataaaacaaGAATAGAAATTGACGGTGGTATATCATTAAATGAACAATCTCTTCAATCAGTAAAAGACGATGGAAGCCTTTATGGTGAAGATGTTCAAGAACAAGATGTTACTAGTAATGAAATTAAAGTCGAAAAAGAAACGAGTGAGCTAAAAGATGTTGAAAAAAAGTCTAAGAAAGGAAAAGGAGTAAAAGTAAAGCTCGATAAAGTAAAAACTAAGAAAGTAGAAAGTGAACTAATTAAAGATGAACAGATGGATGcagaaacaaaagaagaaccaactttattgtaaaatacttattggtaataaaaaaatattgtgaaaaTATCGTATAACTAGTAACCGacaacgctaactttgcaacagaaATCAGTGtcaatcattttattattctttgcaATTTCTGATACGAACGAGGTACGTCTTActcatatttattcatttagggCTTCTCCCGGTCAAACAAATATAATCTCTTATGTCTTATCCATTGCAACAATAGCGTTGTGgggcaatttttttaatttatagacatagacataatCGTGTTGTAataatgaggcgtttgttaaaaaaaaaaaaaagttcctttttggagaaatagatggcattGTCTAGGGTTGTTCCAactgtcaaaccctcagaacacactcagatcacatgttattctgtgaggctaacgaaatgtgaaagtgacgtaggtaggtagtattgtagtattattttctctatgatgataatatatcatgttatgtaacaatagttaatttacattaccgcgaatgatttaacttacttacgtGAATGAAAATCACTTGGTATGAAATGATCCGAACACAACCATGATTCTTTTCGCAGTTTCCAATCAATTTTTCGCACATTTATCCGAGTCGCCTTAATCCATTGTTGCGCCTGGCTTTCATCATTTGGAAAATTATGatgtcctttatttttacaagttgcgacggcacacattctcatcttgtcttgtaagtatttctttgggatcttatttaggatcatacaataaataaaaatagaaaatcagttctcgcacgcagcacccgttcaaacggcgcgggtagaactattcacagaatacttagcactatcccaagccacatgcagtctgagcctcggaaggatggctcgcgctaccacccgacatttaatcacaactagtgagttcttattctgagtttagtactctttgctctctatgtaatttttgacagttggtacactgcgttttcacgccatctatcggcatacccaaaagctcaactgacagctgtcaaggaaaacggctcatagGCCGCGCgaataaatacacaataatGAAGATGAAGGCCGGACTCATGCCTTATTAGTAGGCTTTTAAAATACTCTCATCCATGAGTTTGATAGCTTTagatgtatgtaatgtataggtacctgtagcggcggtagctcagtcgggtaagcggcCGCCTCTCACTCCATAGATACGGGTTCGTtgaaatttaagtacaatgttaccatcgctcttacggtgaaggaaaacatcttgaggaaacctgcatatagTCTATAGCTGTTCCTGCgaacttcgcttcgccttaaaaagttttccagtgggaattccgggataaaaagtagcccatgttctttctcagggttaGGATGTACATACTCGTATTGTACATTCACATTGTAcatgtgtaccctaagtgcaactcattcaaaaacggcgatacggctcgcgacttATTTTCAATCTAAGCCGCTCTACTATATCTATACAGTGTGTTTCAAAACGGGTATACTAACGAAATTATTttcgcaatttttttaaactcgtagaacaaaatttATCCGAATGACCCCCTAAGTCACattctttcggcttagtatacactttttgcaacaccctgtacttacataaaaaagatAGTAGGCATTTTTAGTTACGGCCTTACCACATTTAGCTCCTCCATGTCGTCGTCACAAAGTAACGATTTGGATTTACATAGTTTACGCCTCATGGGTGACGGGTGTGCGAGTCACTTAGCAGGCACAGGACAGATGCGCGGCACAAGACATCAtacactgaaaaaaaaacgctgAAATTAATACATTGATTTAGTTCTAATTTTGTTTTGCGGTCTCTGACTCATTCCAATAGAAGTTTTGTATACAGGCGGTTGCAAAGGTGGTGaagtaagccgaaaagggtcACTTAGGGGGGGTTttatgaacaacttttgttctatgacTTTTGATAATGCCGAAAAAAGAAAATCCTCTATAGAAGCCTTAGGGCCACGCGTTTTTGGCTTAAaacttttgcaacagcctgtatactGTAAATGGTTTGGACATCTTATTTCCTTTTCCAGTTGATATAATAATCAGATGTATGGGGTCGTGAACGGCTTGGTACATTTACCAAGTCAACCCATATTAGTTTGATTGACCGGttttactgaaatatttttttttgtgtctgAAAAAAGTTCTTGCGTACACATTTTTACGAATTTCTCAGTACATAGATTTAGATGGGGAACGGAAATAAGCTGAATATACAGGTAGgcacatataaaaaatgatcagTGGGATAAACGACTTCTCGAggggagaccacgaacagacaAGATGATTCCTGGTTGATGATTATGAAAACCTGGTATATTTCTATTAGTCTGTAGTCTTTCTATTAatgtaagtttataaaaaagttatagcaCCTTCAAAagttgtgttaagtaaataaataacttatctatctatcaaaaAATTGTATATTATTGTCTATCTATCCCACTTGTATACCAAGCTATGTAAGTTAGAAGCGTTCAAATAATGGTTGTAGGTACAATACGTTGTTACTAATTAGTATCAAACCACCTTCGTATACCCTCGGGCATCACAATGGGCACTACACTACTACATATTACCATAGAATCTATTGTCATTGTCATACGGCTGTCGAGTACTTCATTAACTAATTGGTTTGCTCAAGAAATATAGCCCCAACGCCGAACTACGCACATTATTAACTCTGCAATTTGAGCTCTAAAGGAAAGCTAGCTCAGAACCAAATTTAGGTTGTGATACTACTAGAGTTTACTAGACTATGCaggtaattattttgtataaaaaagtaaTCGGAAAAAAACTAGACGGTAGGAGAAACGTTCTCGTTCAGAATCAGaaattaattacataatgtaggttctaatattttacttttttaggTCGGTAGGTACTAATGTTTTAGGTCTATAGTATACTATTCAAATCTAACCATTACGACctaaaaccaaaaaccgtaatGCACACACCACGCACATggaacattataatattatctatgtagaaaaaatactatgtcagAAAAGGGAAGGTCcggttaaatataaaatgaaacatcTAAAATTACAAAACCTACACGATTTCTGTACCTAGTTTCTAAGAATCGTTGGGGCAGAAGCTCCCTCTCCATATAGTGATGCGTCACTCGAATGAACATACAAGAGAACTTCAGATGACTACACGATCagttttatgtacttatatatttgtTCCTTGCAAatgggtaacgtaacgtaattaatttggtatttatacatataattatctCGTTTAAAGTATTTTGAGAGGTCCTTTAAACGAGGTTTGTACACATTGGACTATGTGAGTAAAGTTCGTGGCTGACTAGGGAAGCCACAgtttatcataattttatcactttgcAGTGTAAccaacttttaattaaaactgacaaaattaaattttgttttccTATACGGATGCGGTGTCAGgtttttgtttgaaaaattAGTTATGAACGTTATAATTTTAAGGATTCCATTCCTTAgaagtatataataatttactaataggaaaaatataaagttttgaCGCTCTCAAGCATGCACCTTATTCAAAATGATTCAATCTATGAAAATTGTTACCTTAGAAGTATAAaaatttgaatattataaagggGGAAATTTGTGAGATCACATATCATTGGTGGAATCCATAGAACAACTCGGACTCGGGTGTAGAATGTATACAACTTCTACATTTTATCTTACGGTAAGCGAAACCATAGTGAATAAACCTGCACCGACACTCAGAATTAATTGATATTATGCAAAGAGGATTAATGATCACATAATAAACTCTATACGGCTTAGCCTTATTGGTTTATACTGCCTTTATTTCATCCCAACGTCCCGGatccataatattatttcagcGCGATAAAATAGGTTCTGTTGGCTATAAATTCACCCTCATAAACAAATTTATATGGGGCTAATATCTTAAAGACAATTTCGTCGCCCTAGGGGCCAATGGTATTAAGttgttacttattttataagtaacatTTTTAACCCGAAATGTAAGCCATTATGATGTTTGATCCTAAAGCACTATTCTTCATCAATATGAAAATTTCATGTAACTAACTAActctgtacctacttattttctaTATACTACACCCACAAgcaaagaaaatatttcagtgaattatggaacggcaatggcaggtgattttttttaaactagcaagtgtattacttaagtatattgtatgtttgtatcgTGTAGGCCTCCAAATTCAATACTACTCCAAAAAAAAGTTTGCCATTACAAGGCTGTATAATCCCTGTGCCCTAAGTGCAAGACTCTACTTTTTATCTGGCACGGTGCCCGTCTGCGGGATGGTGAGTTCGCACATCTCTATATGTACAGGTTTCATCACGGGGCTACGAAATTCCGTTTTATTTGCATTATAAAGGCACTGTAAAAGTACAATAGGCATGTTAGAAAACGATATTTAAGaattaataacattttgaaattctgtAACCATAATAATGAAcgtaaataaagatattttattgtaatttcaCTCTTACAAATGTAGAGAAATAATTCGATCAAAAATATCAGTTGTAACCTTTGAATCTAAGGTGACGAGACGATTTAATCTTGGCATAAgcaacataaaatttatagtgCTGATGCGGTTTAGGACTTCTAAGAGGCAATTGTAtcttgtttagttaatttacttaactttgtaaatacgtttctggtaagtaaatattCTATCAAGGGtatgtttcacaatgtctgattAAAGTTTCGTgtaagcatattattattaactggtattatttaaatactggaggattttttaagtaattaatattttatatattcagacttttatttaaatttgacaATCGAGACAATCAGAAAAAAACATCATACTCAgcatatacttaggtatagtgGGTTTTGAAGAGTAGAGAATATCACTATTTATAAAGTTTCTTCAACTACCTAGTTAGCATAGTGTGACACGGTTGGATCGTTCACCCATACCCGAAAACCAAAGTCACATACCTACGCCACACGCACAAGCAGCGTAGATTTACCACGTttcaattacaaaaaaaacccGACGTAATCACTTTAACGTTTCAATTTAACCCTAAAAGAGAGAC comes from the Plutella xylostella chromosome 9, ilPluXylo3.1, whole genome shotgun sequence genome and includes:
- the LOC119691101 gene encoding dynein axonemal intermediate chain 3 produces the protein MAASETSPEAPPLPRRKKFIPKYEVEGVHKVILTEDTQTLIGMFVGTDIIAQYPWKMVPKERIMDSIDLSHENSEFYHLKADLEAYEDEEILMGYIVDDSRNNDEFYICVTLEARDHCQEQSDRFIRRQEKKLEKAIQKKPRPWVSLGSELELTELIPINTRSLIEVEIKSKFPTTYDPAMFSVRDTHSVRDGCIELTPYREKYNLVNRRRIDTETQAAASKCDREAQTELRYPQNMWTQSIADALGSVTEDEAGGDTAKIDDEIVDKEDDGSSSEDEAKPQVDEVGIVAYKSALKRIRRPSHMKLLNEFISSNVNEMDNVIELNTVMDIYRNDYLLLSNEENNSLFDTMAFEEYICFTDVRAKDKYISSTVFHPMWAGIVAISYADACPAIMKYSGTRPNPIQRAVYGLNPVMIWSHTDSLLPKLYLEAPREVKVLSFCPFDENILIGGCVNGQLVIWDLKNKLDMVENIEILSERREKYRIAMSAHMAWIKPVHETNVVPATAVSSLITSHYGPITDIQWLSPNFNVTPTGKVVISPNGEKNMTVLTGSEDGTILIWNLSLENVIMSTESKKVKKSKRVLVKPAGLTTDVSPYKVLDRNLQPHFKVILGIAGSPDILPLQNFALNKPEIKYIHVPSKKGTGRKYFECEVLSQTEEDISRTLYCGSVHGELRRITWAGHDFNTGEVVNAEFADIDYSCKLHDGVITTVIKSPFVDHVTLTVGGKIFAIWSDKLLGRPLIWKKRPYRLTDADWSVYKPSIIFLTTVEGTLEVWDLFLRSDQPISVQTLSGAALTGIISHTLPLTKNITGVSDVNGSFKLCFNPQIFMLNKTSYLGRLEHMINRELNVMQSFIAWQDNWLETNPHILLEIKQKEALLLAEKEAEKLLLREQEEKRIEDAAEAKRLEKLKVVGPEEKWQQIIQKLIERTIAVKKRINRAELIEQEKPLRDLEAQRLEKERRMHDIMKNQKNIFNDTVAILFPEAIKKKEKPKKTYLVDDKDKLKRDYLETYSILKSDALQTVHNNPYVVEFSWEATLAEGKDRREALTASNEIIKIHKTRIEIDGGISLNEQSLQSVKDDGSLYGEDVQEQDVTSNEIKVEKETSELKDVEKKSKKGKGVKVKLDKVKTKKVESELIKDEQMDAETKEEPTLL